In a single window of the Helicobacter felis ATCC 49179 genome:
- the exbD gene encoding TonB system transport protein ExbD, translated as MKVRLKRGDGLNVVPFIDVMLVLLALVLSVSTFIAEGKIKVNLPSASSAQKIHQEEKKITIVVNKSDEIYVDDKPQSLEDLKGLIAKTDPKILVDLRSDKDSKFGTFIEIMDILKAQNHENFSISTATK; from the coding sequence ATGAAAGTCAGACTGAAGCGGGGGGACGGCCTGAATGTTGTGCCTTTCATTGATGTGATGTTGGTGCTTTTGGCATTAGTGTTGAGCGTGTCTACTTTCATTGCAGAGGGCAAGATTAAGGTTAATCTCCCTAGCGCGAGCAGCGCACAAAAAATACATCAAGAAGAGAAAAAAATCACCATTGTGGTGAATAAATCCGATGAAATTTATGTAGACGACAAACCCCAAAGCTTAGAAGACTTAAAAGGTTTGATTGCTAAGACCGATCCTAAAATTTTAGTAGATTTGCGTAGCGATAAAGATTCTAAATTCGGCACCTTTATTGAGATTATGGACATTCTCAAAGCCCAAAATCATGAAAACTTCTCTATCTCTACAGCAACAAAGTAA